A genomic region of Papaver somniferum cultivar HN1 chromosome 7, ASM357369v1, whole genome shotgun sequence contains the following coding sequences:
- the LOC113295559 gene encoding uncharacterized protein LOC113295559, with product MWFTHPDFTSDYWSALVIGSPDFIYPFKLKRLKEAIKLWNQSVFGNVNSRLKQAQLHMEVALRNSDEDPSDIEKFNVVKDATVKVQDIRMQQNIMLTQKSRNKWLLEGSSNFSFFHNSVQTRRCHNTISKLVAEDGTTITEAVQLRDHVVSYYEAKFNGDDLPIEKGIFNYDHPSITAEECVCIDLVPSYEEIKQAVFDLDADSAPGPDVTAP from the coding sequence ATGTGGTTTACACATCCTGATTTTACGTCTGATTATTGGAGTGCTCTGGTTATTGGTTCGCCTGATTTTATTTATCCTTTCAAGCTGAAACGCTTAAAGGAAGCTATTAAATTATGGAACCAATCTGTTTTTGGTAATGTTAATAGTAGATTGAAACAAGCTCAATTGCATATGGAGGTGGCTTTGAGAAATTCTGATGAAGATCCTTCGGATATAGAAAAATTCAATGTGGTGAAGGATGCAACAGTAAAGGTTCAGGATATTCGGATGCAGCAGAATATTATGTTAACACAGAAATCTCGCAATAaatggttgttggagggttctagcaatttttcttttttccataATAGCGTACAGACTAGGAGGTGTCATAATACTATTTCTAAGCTTGTTGCGGAGGATGGTACTACTATTACTGAGGCTGTTCAACTTAGGGATCATGTAGTTTCCTACTATGAAGCTAAGTTTAATGGTGATGATTTGCCAATTGAGAAAGGGATTTTTAATTATGATCACCCATCCATTACTGCAGAGGAGTGTGTGTGTATAGATTTGGTGCCTTCTTATGAAGAAATCAAACAAGCTGTCTTTGATTTGGATGCGGATAGTGCTCCTGGACCTGATGTTACAGCACCTTAA